A region of Oryctolagus cuniculus chromosome 3, mOryCun1.1, whole genome shotgun sequence DNA encodes the following proteins:
- the LOC127491518 gene encoding translation initiation factor IF-2, with the protein MRQDHEPLMDQSSHSVPDSNIPAALRQHIHGLATVLPAPGGARGSLPLAPRKDDTRSRSREKAEVGWRTSEAGGGDTQPPSPGTPSPGPPSPGSRCAPPAGAPRPRTRGPASAGGRGGAAGPPPPRAPARPLDSPAAAAAAALSCAGSREPSPPGAGRRLAAPGRRLSKRRAPSRAGSLVPGGCDGRGAAEGCGQGGATGSLGPRTRCRHRLSSPSSSSSLGWASPSLPRSPPAGPVSGLGAEDRPPGAALRLLRRRMRRPPPPGLAPAPEPRGTPGLRPAEKAPRGSGQPRRGAPRAAHARTPAPGPPPHPRANDAGRAQGRALAAAGLRLLAGSHLMSASSVPGPALALGVRPLGFLGAARWTDCPHTTRREELGPEPEADGRRQLLKRNHSSEEVERSRLRIQPGSGSLQLVEGQGGAERTWRKARGSPVTISSEALILGIVPL; encoded by the exons ATGAGGCAGGACCATGAGCCTCTCATGGACCAGAGCTCTCATTCAGTTCCAGACTCTAACATCCCTGCAGCCCTCCGTCAGCACATCCATGGCTTAGCCACAG TGCTGCCAGCGCCCGGGGGCGCCCGCGGCAGCCTCCCCCTTGCACCCCGCAAAGATGACACCCGCTCCCGCAGCCGTGAGAAGGCCGAAGTCGGCTGGCGAACGAGTGAGGCCGGCGGCGGAGACACCCAGCCGCCCTCCCCGGGGACGCCCTCCCCGgggcccccctcccccggcaGCAGGTGCGCGCCGCCCGCGGGGGCTCCCCGCCCGCGCACGCGGGGCCCGGCCTCCgctgggggccggggcggggctgccggGCCGCCCCCTCCTCGCGCGCCAGCCCGCCCGCTCGACTCACctgcggcagcggcggcggcggcgctcaGCTGCgcggggagccgggagccctCTCCCCCCGGCGCGGGGCGGCGGCTCGCGGCGCCGGGGCGGCGGCTGTCGAAGCGGCGCGCACCATCTCGGGCCGGGTCTCTGGTTCCTGGGGGCTGTGACGGGAGGGGCGCGGCGGAGGGATGCGGGCAGGGCGGGGCGACCGGGAGCCTCGGGCCCCGCACCCGCTGCCGCCAccgtctctcctccccctcctcctcctcctccctgggctgggcctccCCGTCGCTGCCGCGCTCACCACCGGCTGGACCCGTTTCTGGGCTGGGCGCCGAGGACCGGCCGCCAGGTGCAGCGCTCCGCCTCCTGCGGCGGCGGATGCGTCGGCCGCCCCCTCCCGGCCTCGCGCCCGCCCCCGAGCCCCGCGGGACCCCTGGCCTCAGACCCGCTGAGAAGGCGCCGCGGGGCAGTGGGCAGCCGCGGCGGGGCGCACCCCGCGCCGCACACGCGCGCACTCCGGCtccaggccccccaccccacccccgggcaaATGATGCCGGCCGGGCGCAGGGGCGCGCGTTGGCGGCCGCGGGGCTGAGGCTGCTGGCTGGCAGTCATTTAATGAGCGCTTCTTCAGTGCCAGGCCCGGCGCTCGCGCTGGGCGTGCGTCCTCTCGGGTTTCTGGGCGCGGCCCGGTGGACTGACTGTCCTCACACAACCCGGAGGGAGGAACTGGGCCCGGAACCGGAGGCAGACGGCCGGCGACAG cTATTAAAAAGGAACCATTCTTCTGAAGAAGTAGAAAGGAGCAGACTGCGGATCCAACCTGGTTCAGGTTCTCTCCAGCTTGTGGAAGGACAGGGAGGAGCAGAAAGAACCTGGAGAAAGGCAAG